The following are encoded in a window of Megalobrama amblycephala isolate DHTTF-2021 linkage group LG19, ASM1881202v1, whole genome shotgun sequence genomic DNA:
- the LOC125254056 gene encoding polyamine-modulated factor 1-binding protein 1 isoform X4, with the protein MSLTYLFPHLCFSNLFWPHSGPGWNPLSSFAEKSSNNMGGRFESIEEIKGISKPTHPPRRPVRAVRPVSALSGSGSFLQINHLQGELVRKRKECEDLKKENKYLSNEIHMERIMMRTESELTMRNLRNLNQELQAQVKELKQKLHLSQQRATLCSRAAEDADRARAEADKGRALAEARALDSRQEKDLALADKRRFSDELQLLKKEHNDVQLLLAQAEKNYFETKLKLDRASGEKHALLEENRILEDERNTLRHKLKELTEENVKIMEKEVNSRRRALVAEEQSERANKAQQEAEQERHLAEQERQDRTRECLSWREKHQALAEVIRAQEELKSLRQTKACQANIKSYFLCMTESDQRVKILKNQDGTPRNFTEGDPVYISTPDLNSEDSERSRTMFRVAAPRVGRDTGPAHFSELSPMADSHDSGFSRRNRKVEYFWIPTDEE; encoded by the exons CAGCAACAACATGGGGGGACGATTCGAAAGCATTGAGGAGATTAAAGGAATTTCAAAACCCACACACCCTCCTCGAAGACCTGTACGTGCAGTCCGACCTGTGAGTGCTCTGAGTGGCAGCGGCTCCTTCCTGCAGATCAACCACCTGCAGGGAGAACTAGTGAGGAAGAGGAAG GAATGTGAGGACTTGAAAAAGGAGAACAAGTATCTGTCTAACGAAATTCACATGGAAAGGATAATGATGAGAACTGAGAGTGAGCTCACCATGAGAAACCTGCGGAATCTCAACCAGGAACTCCAGGCCCAAGTTAAAGAG CTGAAACAGAAGCTCCATCTCAGCCAGCAGAGGGCGACACTGTGTTCCAGGGCAGCTGAGGATGCTGATAGAGCGCGAGCAGAGGCGGACAAGGGCAGGGCACTGGCAGAGGCCCGAGCACTAGACAGCAGGCAAGAAAAAGATCTTGCATTAGCTGACAAAAGACGGTTCAGCGATGAACTACAGCTGCTGAAGAAAGAG CACAATGATGTCCAGCTACTTTTAGCACAGGCTGAAAAGAATTACTTTGAGACTAAGCTTAAACTAGACAGGGCGTCAGGAGAAAAGCATGCTCTCCTGGAGGAGAACAGAATACTGGAAGATGAGAGGAACACGTTACGACACAAACTCAAAGAACTGACTGAGGAGAATGTGAAGATAATGGAAAA GGAGGTGAACTCCAGACGCAGAGCTTTGGTTGCTGAAGAGCAGAGTGAGAGAGCCAATAAAGCCCAGCAGGAAGCTGAGCAGGAAAGACATTTAGCTGAGCAGGAGAGGCAGGATCGCACCAGGGAGTGTCTCAGCTGGAGAGAGAAACACCAGGCCCTGGCAGAAGTCATCAGAGCACAGGAAGAGCTCAAGTCTCTGAGGCAGACCAAAGCA TGTCAAGCTAATATTAAGAGCTACTTCCTGTGTATGACTGAAAGCGACCAGAGGGTTAAGATCCTAAAAAATCAAGATGGCACACCAAGGAACTTTACG GAAGGAGACCCTGTGTACATCTCCACACCTGACCTCAACAGTGAGGATTCAGAGAGGAG CAGAACAATGTTCAGGGTAGCCGCACCTCGAGTTGGAAGAGACACTGGCCCAGCCCACTTCAGTGAGCTGTCACCAATGGCAGACTCCCACGATTCTGGATTTTCAAGGAGAAACAGGAAAGTGGAATATTTCTGGATCCCCACTGATGAGGAATAA
- the LOC125254056 gene encoding polyamine-modulated factor 1-binding protein 1 isoform X5 yields MSLTYLFPHLCFSNLFWPHSGPGWNPLSSFAEKSSNNMGGRFESIEEIKGISKPTHPPRRPVRAVRPVSALSGSGSFLQINHLQGELVRKRKECEDLKKENKYLSNEIHMERIMMRTESELTMRNLRNLNQELQAQVKELKQKLHLSQQRATLCSRAAEDADRARAEADKGRALAEARALDSRQEKDLALADKRRFSDELQLLKKEHNDVQLLLAQAEKNYFETKLKLDRASGEKHALLEENRILEDERNTLRHKLKELTEENVKIMEKEVNSRRRALVAEEQSERANKAQQEAEQERHLAEQERQDRTRECLSWREKHQALAEVIRAQEELKSLRQTKACQANIKSYFLCMTESDQRVKILKNQDGTPRNFTEGDPVYISTPDLNSEDSERRTMFRVAAPRVGRDTGPAHFSELSPMADSHDSGFSRRNRKVEYFWIPTDEE; encoded by the exons CAGCAACAACATGGGGGGACGATTCGAAAGCATTGAGGAGATTAAAGGAATTTCAAAACCCACACACCCTCCTCGAAGACCTGTACGTGCAGTCCGACCTGTGAGTGCTCTGAGTGGCAGCGGCTCCTTCCTGCAGATCAACCACCTGCAGGGAGAACTAGTGAGGAAGAGGAAG GAATGTGAGGACTTGAAAAAGGAGAACAAGTATCTGTCTAACGAAATTCACATGGAAAGGATAATGATGAGAACTGAGAGTGAGCTCACCATGAGAAACCTGCGGAATCTCAACCAGGAACTCCAGGCCCAAGTTAAAGAG CTGAAACAGAAGCTCCATCTCAGCCAGCAGAGGGCGACACTGTGTTCCAGGGCAGCTGAGGATGCTGATAGAGCGCGAGCAGAGGCGGACAAGGGCAGGGCACTGGCAGAGGCCCGAGCACTAGACAGCAGGCAAGAAAAAGATCTTGCATTAGCTGACAAAAGACGGTTCAGCGATGAACTACAGCTGCTGAAGAAAGAG CACAATGATGTCCAGCTACTTTTAGCACAGGCTGAAAAGAATTACTTTGAGACTAAGCTTAAACTAGACAGGGCGTCAGGAGAAAAGCATGCTCTCCTGGAGGAGAACAGAATACTGGAAGATGAGAGGAACACGTTACGACACAAACTCAAAGAACTGACTGAGGAGAATGTGAAGATAATGGAAAA GGAGGTGAACTCCAGACGCAGAGCTTTGGTTGCTGAAGAGCAGAGTGAGAGAGCCAATAAAGCCCAGCAGGAAGCTGAGCAGGAAAGACATTTAGCTGAGCAGGAGAGGCAGGATCGCACCAGGGAGTGTCTCAGCTGGAGAGAGAAACACCAGGCCCTGGCAGAAGTCATCAGAGCACAGGAAGAGCTCAAGTCTCTGAGGCAGACCAAAGCA TGTCAAGCTAATATTAAGAGCTACTTCCTGTGTATGACTGAAAGCGACCAGAGGGTTAAGATCCTAAAAAATCAAGATGGCACACCAAGGAACTTTACG GAAGGAGACCCTGTGTACATCTCCACACCTGACCTCAACAGTGAGGATTCAGAGAGGAG AACAATGTTCAGGGTAGCCGCACCTCGAGTTGGAAGAGACACTGGCCCAGCCCACTTCAGTGAGCTGTCACCAATGGCAGACTCCCACGATTCTGGATTTTCAAGGAGAAACAGGAAAGTGGAATATTTCTGGATCCCCACTGATGAGGAATAA
- the LOC125254056 gene encoding polyamine-modulated factor 1-binding protein 1 isoform X2, protein MSLTYLFPHLCFSNLFWPHSGPGWNPLSSFAEKSSNNMGGRFESIEEIKGISKPTHPPRRPVRAVRPVSALSGSGSFLQINHLQGELVRKRKECEDLKKENKYLSNEIHMERIMMRTESELTMRNLRNLNQELQAQVKELKQKLHLSQQRATLCSRAAEDADRARAEADKGRALAEARALDSRQEKDLALADKRRFSDELQLLKKEHNDVQLLLAQAEKNYFETKLKLDRASGEKHALLEENRILEDERNTLRHKLKELTEENVKIMEKEVNSRRRALVAEEQSERANKAQQEAEQERHLAEQERQDRTRECLSWREKHQALAEVIRAQEELKSLRQTKACQANIKSYFLCMTESDQRVKILKNQDGTPRNFTEGDPVYISTPDLNSEDSERRSGRTMFRVAAPRVGRDTGPAHFSELSPMADSHDSGFSRRNRKVEYFWIPTDEE, encoded by the exons CAGCAACAACATGGGGGGACGATTCGAAAGCATTGAGGAGATTAAAGGAATTTCAAAACCCACACACCCTCCTCGAAGACCTGTACGTGCAGTCCGACCTGTGAGTGCTCTGAGTGGCAGCGGCTCCTTCCTGCAGATCAACCACCTGCAGGGAGAACTAGTGAGGAAGAGGAAG GAATGTGAGGACTTGAAAAAGGAGAACAAGTATCTGTCTAACGAAATTCACATGGAAAGGATAATGATGAGAACTGAGAGTGAGCTCACCATGAGAAACCTGCGGAATCTCAACCAGGAACTCCAGGCCCAAGTTAAAGAG CTGAAACAGAAGCTCCATCTCAGCCAGCAGAGGGCGACACTGTGTTCCAGGGCAGCTGAGGATGCTGATAGAGCGCGAGCAGAGGCGGACAAGGGCAGGGCACTGGCAGAGGCCCGAGCACTAGACAGCAGGCAAGAAAAAGATCTTGCATTAGCTGACAAAAGACGGTTCAGCGATGAACTACAGCTGCTGAAGAAAGAG CACAATGATGTCCAGCTACTTTTAGCACAGGCTGAAAAGAATTACTTTGAGACTAAGCTTAAACTAGACAGGGCGTCAGGAGAAAAGCATGCTCTCCTGGAGGAGAACAGAATACTGGAAGATGAGAGGAACACGTTACGACACAAACTCAAAGAACTGACTGAGGAGAATGTGAAGATAATGGAAAA GGAGGTGAACTCCAGACGCAGAGCTTTGGTTGCTGAAGAGCAGAGTGAGAGAGCCAATAAAGCCCAGCAGGAAGCTGAGCAGGAAAGACATTTAGCTGAGCAGGAGAGGCAGGATCGCACCAGGGAGTGTCTCAGCTGGAGAGAGAAACACCAGGCCCTGGCAGAAGTCATCAGAGCACAGGAAGAGCTCAAGTCTCTGAGGCAGACCAAAGCA TGTCAAGCTAATATTAAGAGCTACTTCCTGTGTATGACTGAAAGCGACCAGAGGGTTAAGATCCTAAAAAATCAAGATGGCACACCAAGGAACTTTACG GAAGGAGACCCTGTGTACATCTCCACACCTGACCTCAACAGTGAGGATTCAGAGAGGAGGTCAGGGAG AACAATGTTCAGGGTAGCCGCACCTCGAGTTGGAAGAGACACTGGCCCAGCCCACTTCAGTGAGCTGTCACCAATGGCAGACTCCCACGATTCTGGATTTTCAAGGAGAAACAGGAAAGTGGAATATTTCTGGATCCCCACTGATGAGGAATAA
- the LOC125254056 gene encoding polyamine-modulated factor 1-binding protein 1 isoform X3 — protein MSLTYLFPHLCFSNLFWPHSGPGWNPLSSFAEKSNNMGGRFESIEEIKGISKPTHPPRRPVRAVRPVSALSGSGSFLQINHLQGELVRKRKECEDLKKENKYLSNEIHMERIMMRTESELTMRNLRNLNQELQAQVKELKQKLHLSQQRATLCSRAAEDADRARAEADKGRALAEARALDSRQEKDLALADKRRFSDELQLLKKEHNDVQLLLAQAEKNYFETKLKLDRASGEKHALLEENRILEDERNTLRHKLKELTEENVKIMEKEVNSRRRALVAEEQSERANKAQQEAEQERHLAEQERQDRTRECLSWREKHQALAEVIRAQEELKSLRQTKACQANIKSYFLCMTESDQRVKILKNQDGTPRNFTEGDPVYISTPDLNSEDSERRSGSRTMFRVAAPRVGRDTGPAHFSELSPMADSHDSGFSRRNRKVEYFWIPTDEE, from the exons CAACAACATGGGGGGACGATTCGAAAGCATTGAGGAGATTAAAGGAATTTCAAAACCCACACACCCTCCTCGAAGACCTGTACGTGCAGTCCGACCTGTGAGTGCTCTGAGTGGCAGCGGCTCCTTCCTGCAGATCAACCACCTGCAGGGAGAACTAGTGAGGAAGAGGAAG GAATGTGAGGACTTGAAAAAGGAGAACAAGTATCTGTCTAACGAAATTCACATGGAAAGGATAATGATGAGAACTGAGAGTGAGCTCACCATGAGAAACCTGCGGAATCTCAACCAGGAACTCCAGGCCCAAGTTAAAGAG CTGAAACAGAAGCTCCATCTCAGCCAGCAGAGGGCGACACTGTGTTCCAGGGCAGCTGAGGATGCTGATAGAGCGCGAGCAGAGGCGGACAAGGGCAGGGCACTGGCAGAGGCCCGAGCACTAGACAGCAGGCAAGAAAAAGATCTTGCATTAGCTGACAAAAGACGGTTCAGCGATGAACTACAGCTGCTGAAGAAAGAG CACAATGATGTCCAGCTACTTTTAGCACAGGCTGAAAAGAATTACTTTGAGACTAAGCTTAAACTAGACAGGGCGTCAGGAGAAAAGCATGCTCTCCTGGAGGAGAACAGAATACTGGAAGATGAGAGGAACACGTTACGACACAAACTCAAAGAACTGACTGAGGAGAATGTGAAGATAATGGAAAA GGAGGTGAACTCCAGACGCAGAGCTTTGGTTGCTGAAGAGCAGAGTGAGAGAGCCAATAAAGCCCAGCAGGAAGCTGAGCAGGAAAGACATTTAGCTGAGCAGGAGAGGCAGGATCGCACCAGGGAGTGTCTCAGCTGGAGAGAGAAACACCAGGCCCTGGCAGAAGTCATCAGAGCACAGGAAGAGCTCAAGTCTCTGAGGCAGACCAAAGCA TGTCAAGCTAATATTAAGAGCTACTTCCTGTGTATGACTGAAAGCGACCAGAGGGTTAAGATCCTAAAAAATCAAGATGGCACACCAAGGAACTTTACG GAAGGAGACCCTGTGTACATCTCCACACCTGACCTCAACAGTGAGGATTCAGAGAGGAGGTCAGGGAG CAGAACAATGTTCAGGGTAGCCGCACCTCGAGTTGGAAGAGACACTGGCCCAGCCCACTTCAGTGAGCTGTCACCAATGGCAGACTCCCACGATTCTGGATTTTCAAGGAGAAACAGGAAAGTGGAATATTTCTGGATCCCCACTGATGAGGAATAA
- the LOC125254056 gene encoding polyamine-modulated factor 1-binding protein 1 isoform X1 — protein sequence MSLTYLFPHLCFSNLFWPHSGPGWNPLSSFAEKSSNNMGGRFESIEEIKGISKPTHPPRRPVRAVRPVSALSGSGSFLQINHLQGELVRKRKECEDLKKENKYLSNEIHMERIMMRTESELTMRNLRNLNQELQAQVKELKQKLHLSQQRATLCSRAAEDADRARAEADKGRALAEARALDSRQEKDLALADKRRFSDELQLLKKEHNDVQLLLAQAEKNYFETKLKLDRASGEKHALLEENRILEDERNTLRHKLKELTEENVKIMEKEVNSRRRALVAEEQSERANKAQQEAEQERHLAEQERQDRTRECLSWREKHQALAEVIRAQEELKSLRQTKACQANIKSYFLCMTESDQRVKILKNQDGTPRNFTEGDPVYISTPDLNSEDSERRSGSRTMFRVAAPRVGRDTGPAHFSELSPMADSHDSGFSRRNRKVEYFWIPTDEE from the exons CAGCAACAACATGGGGGGACGATTCGAAAGCATTGAGGAGATTAAAGGAATTTCAAAACCCACACACCCTCCTCGAAGACCTGTACGTGCAGTCCGACCTGTGAGTGCTCTGAGTGGCAGCGGCTCCTTCCTGCAGATCAACCACCTGCAGGGAGAACTAGTGAGGAAGAGGAAG GAATGTGAGGACTTGAAAAAGGAGAACAAGTATCTGTCTAACGAAATTCACATGGAAAGGATAATGATGAGAACTGAGAGTGAGCTCACCATGAGAAACCTGCGGAATCTCAACCAGGAACTCCAGGCCCAAGTTAAAGAG CTGAAACAGAAGCTCCATCTCAGCCAGCAGAGGGCGACACTGTGTTCCAGGGCAGCTGAGGATGCTGATAGAGCGCGAGCAGAGGCGGACAAGGGCAGGGCACTGGCAGAGGCCCGAGCACTAGACAGCAGGCAAGAAAAAGATCTTGCATTAGCTGACAAAAGACGGTTCAGCGATGAACTACAGCTGCTGAAGAAAGAG CACAATGATGTCCAGCTACTTTTAGCACAGGCTGAAAAGAATTACTTTGAGACTAAGCTTAAACTAGACAGGGCGTCAGGAGAAAAGCATGCTCTCCTGGAGGAGAACAGAATACTGGAAGATGAGAGGAACACGTTACGACACAAACTCAAAGAACTGACTGAGGAGAATGTGAAGATAATGGAAAA GGAGGTGAACTCCAGACGCAGAGCTTTGGTTGCTGAAGAGCAGAGTGAGAGAGCCAATAAAGCCCAGCAGGAAGCTGAGCAGGAAAGACATTTAGCTGAGCAGGAGAGGCAGGATCGCACCAGGGAGTGTCTCAGCTGGAGAGAGAAACACCAGGCCCTGGCAGAAGTCATCAGAGCACAGGAAGAGCTCAAGTCTCTGAGGCAGACCAAAGCA TGTCAAGCTAATATTAAGAGCTACTTCCTGTGTATGACTGAAAGCGACCAGAGGGTTAAGATCCTAAAAAATCAAGATGGCACACCAAGGAACTTTACG GAAGGAGACCCTGTGTACATCTCCACACCTGACCTCAACAGTGAGGATTCAGAGAGGAGGTCAGGGAG CAGAACAATGTTCAGGGTAGCCGCACCTCGAGTTGGAAGAGACACTGGCCCAGCCCACTTCAGTGAGCTGTCACCAATGGCAGACTCCCACGATTCTGGATTTTCAAGGAGAAACAGGAAAGTGGAATATTTCTGGATCCCCACTGATGAGGAATAA
- the LOC125254056 gene encoding polyamine-modulated factor 1-binding protein 1 isoform X6 translates to MGGRFESIEEIKGISKPTHPPRRPVRAVRPVSALSGSGSFLQINHLQGELVRKRKECEDLKKENKYLSNEIHMERIMMRTESELTMRNLRNLNQELQAQVKELKQKLHLSQQRATLCSRAAEDADRARAEADKGRALAEARALDSRQEKDLALADKRRFSDELQLLKKEHNDVQLLLAQAEKNYFETKLKLDRASGEKHALLEENRILEDERNTLRHKLKELTEENVKIMEKEVNSRRRALVAEEQSERANKAQQEAEQERHLAEQERQDRTRECLSWREKHQALAEVIRAQEELKSLRQTKACQANIKSYFLCMTESDQRVKILKNQDGTPRNFTEGDPVYISTPDLNSEDSERRSGSRTMFRVAAPRVGRDTGPAHFSELSPMADSHDSGFSRRNRKVEYFWIPTDEE, encoded by the exons ATGGGGGGACGATTCGAAAGCATTGAGGAGATTAAAGGAATTTCAAAACCCACACACCCTCCTCGAAGACCTGTACGTGCAGTCCGACCTGTGAGTGCTCTGAGTGGCAGCGGCTCCTTCCTGCAGATCAACCACCTGCAGGGAGAACTAGTGAGGAAGAGGAAG GAATGTGAGGACTTGAAAAAGGAGAACAAGTATCTGTCTAACGAAATTCACATGGAAAGGATAATGATGAGAACTGAGAGTGAGCTCACCATGAGAAACCTGCGGAATCTCAACCAGGAACTCCAGGCCCAAGTTAAAGAG CTGAAACAGAAGCTCCATCTCAGCCAGCAGAGGGCGACACTGTGTTCCAGGGCAGCTGAGGATGCTGATAGAGCGCGAGCAGAGGCGGACAAGGGCAGGGCACTGGCAGAGGCCCGAGCACTAGACAGCAGGCAAGAAAAAGATCTTGCATTAGCTGACAAAAGACGGTTCAGCGATGAACTACAGCTGCTGAAGAAAGAG CACAATGATGTCCAGCTACTTTTAGCACAGGCTGAAAAGAATTACTTTGAGACTAAGCTTAAACTAGACAGGGCGTCAGGAGAAAAGCATGCTCTCCTGGAGGAGAACAGAATACTGGAAGATGAGAGGAACACGTTACGACACAAACTCAAAGAACTGACTGAGGAGAATGTGAAGATAATGGAAAA GGAGGTGAACTCCAGACGCAGAGCTTTGGTTGCTGAAGAGCAGAGTGAGAGAGCCAATAAAGCCCAGCAGGAAGCTGAGCAGGAAAGACATTTAGCTGAGCAGGAGAGGCAGGATCGCACCAGGGAGTGTCTCAGCTGGAGAGAGAAACACCAGGCCCTGGCAGAAGTCATCAGAGCACAGGAAGAGCTCAAGTCTCTGAGGCAGACCAAAGCA TGTCAAGCTAATATTAAGAGCTACTTCCTGTGTATGACTGAAAGCGACCAGAGGGTTAAGATCCTAAAAAATCAAGATGGCACACCAAGGAACTTTACG GAAGGAGACCCTGTGTACATCTCCACACCTGACCTCAACAGTGAGGATTCAGAGAGGAGGTCAGGGAG CAGAACAATGTTCAGGGTAGCCGCACCTCGAGTTGGAAGAGACACTGGCCCAGCCCACTTCAGTGAGCTGTCACCAATGGCAGACTCCCACGATTCTGGATTTTCAAGGAGAAACAGGAAAGTGGAATATTTCTGGATCCCCACTGATGAGGAATAA